The genomic window CCCCGACCGCCGCAAACATCATCCTTATCCCAGCCAGCGGGAGGACGTCTATGCTGGTAGTCAGCCAGTCCATCGTCAGGATTGCAAAGCTCCATGAGAGCGGGGCAAGGAGCGCGAATACGAAGCCCCTGGGGTCAATTCTCTCTTCCTCTTCCGCCCGCCGGACAACAACTATGGCCGTGACGACGAGAACGGCCCCGATTATCACCTGTGGGCTTATCTTCCTGCCTAGAAAAAGGAACGCCCACAGTATTGCCCAGAGAGGGTACGTGGAGGTTATTGGAACCGTCCTCGAAACGCCCATCATCTTCAGGGCGTTCAGGTAGAAGTAATCGCCGATAACGAAGCCGAAGAGACCCGAAACAAAGGCTACCGCCAGGAGGGTCGGGGATAACTGGGCTATCTGGGAGAAGGTGCCGTTTATCCAGAATACGGCGGCGAACATCACTGCAACTGCGTAAAGTCGGAATATATTGGCTGCAACCGGGCTTTTGTCCCTCATGCCAACTTTTACCAGTATCGTGGAGGCCGCCCATGAAACCGCGGAGCCCAGTGCGGCTAGAACACCGAGGATTACGCCGTCCATGGTGAGAACCGGTGACGTTTAGCTTAAAAACTTAGCGTTTCGATGAAGAACGAATAATTCACATGACCATTGCCAGGGGTAGGGTGTAAAACCACTCCCCGTCAACCCAGATGTCGAGAACTTTGCCGGGCCTGTAGTTCTTCCGGGCGAAGTACAGGATGTAGGCGTAGCCGTTTAGAATCGCAAAGACCAGCGCAGGCAGGTACTTCCCAAAGTATCCAAGGCTGTGGGCCACTACAATCCAGGGTATGAATGTTGAGTTCAGTAGTAGCAGCAGTGCCCTGCTATTTTCCAGCCCCAGCTTCACGGGGATCGTCTGTATGCCGTTTATCCTGTCCCCCTCGATGTCCCTGACGTCGAAGAGTATCGTGTTTATCAGACTCTTCATGAAGAAGAAGTAGTAGATGAGGGCGACTTTTTGGAGTGCAACCCCGCTGGCGACCAGATACGGGAGGAACGCCGTTCCGTTCGCCCAGGTGACGGCTATTATCAGGTTCTTGACCCCCGTGATGTCCTTGAGCCTCGGATAACCTGGGAACAGCCTGATGCTGTAGAGGGCGCCTGCAACTATTGGGAACAGGACGACCAGGACAGCCAACGGGCTCGTGAGGGCGCTCAATAAAACGGCCAGAACGAGGGACAACACCACCGCATACTTGAGGGCTTTGGCGACTCTCTTCACGTAGCCGACCCTCTCCGGGTTATTGACTTCGTCCTCCTTGATGTCGGTTAGTTTGTTGATGCCGTAGACGCTGAAGACGAGGAGGAAAGTGGCCGCTAGAAGGTTCCATCGGGGAGCCACACCATAGAGCAGAAAGGAAAGGCACAGTTTAAACACGCCACTTACAGCCAGAAACACCGATGTGGAGATGAGAAAATTGAACAAACTCAAAACTAACCCAAAGCCTGAGCTGACGGCGTTTCCAACGCCGCCTCCCTGCGAGTACCTGGTGTAATCAAATGATAGTCTCATACCCTTCATTAATCCGTGATTAAACCAGTTAGATAACCCTCTCGGCCCTCCTCTTGTAGTGCTCGAAGAGTTCTAGCCCCCACCTCTTAGCCTGCTCGCTGGTGCTGATCAGGTCGTTCATCATGTCATAGGTCCCATTGGGAAGGAACAGGCCCAGGGACAGGAAATTATTGGTCACCGTGAAAGCGACCTTCGGATTCTCGTCTATAACGTATAGCCTGACGTTCGGGAGGTTTCGGACCTTCTCAACGGCCTCTGGGGCAGATAGCTCAACCAG from Thermococcus sp. MAR1 includes these protein-coding regions:
- a CDS encoding UbiA family prenyltransferase, whose translation is MAPRWNLLAATFLLVFSVYGINKLTDIKEDEVNNPERVGYVKRVAKALKYAVVLSLVLAVLLSALTSPLAVLVVLFPIVAGALYSIRLFPGYPRLKDITGVKNLIIAVTWANGTAFLPYLVASGVALQKVALIYYFFFMKSLINTILFDVRDIEGDRINGIQTIPVKLGLENSRALLLLLNSTFIPWIVVAHSLGYFGKYLPALVFAILNGYAYILYFARKNYRPGKVLDIWVDGEWFYTLPLAMVM
- a CDS encoding DMT family transporter, translated to MDGVILGVLAALGSAVSWAASTILVKVGMRDKSPVAANIFRLYAVAVMFAAVFWINGTFSQIAQLSPTLLAVAFVSGLFGFVIGDYFYLNALKMMGVSRTVPITSTYPLWAILWAFLFLGRKISPQVIIGAVLVVTAIVVVRRAEEEERIDPRGFVFALLAPLSWSFAILTMDWLTTSIDVLPLAGIRMMFAAVGVSFFLPKYGAEVRGITLREALLLIGAAVTGLMLGQYLFVYSINKVGSQIAAPVSAVNPIIASALAIALLKEPPNKKILEGLILAVLGVILISTA